Genomic DNA from Catellatospora sp. TT07R-123:
TCCGGGATGGAGTGGTTGACCGCGAAGAACTCCAGTTCGAACGGTCCGAGCCGCTCGCGCTGCCCCTCCGTCACGGTCAGGGTGTACGGCGTGATGCGCCGCTCGGCCAGCTTGGCCTCGATCAGCGCCAGCGTGAACTGCGAGCCCACCAGCGGGATGTCGCTCTTGTGCGCGAGCAGGTACGGCACCGCGCCGATGTGGTCCTCGTGCCCGTGCGTGAGCACGATCGCCTGGACGTCCTCGAGCCGGTCGAGGATCGGGGCGAAGTCGGGCAGGATCAGGTCGACGCCGGGCTGGTCGGCGGTGTCCGGGAACAGCACGCCGCAGTCGACGACGAGCAGCTTGCCGCCGAACTCGAAGACGGTCATGTTGCGGCCGATGGCACCCAGCCCGCCCAGCGGGATGATGCGCAGGCCGCCCTCAGGCAGCGGCGGCGGCGTACCCAGGTGGGGACTGCGCACCGCGTCCAAATTCGCTGCGGTCAATATCTCTCTCCTTCGGGCTTGGCGGCCTCGACATGCCGCCGCTGTCGGCGCGCCGGGCGCGCCGTACTGCTGGACGGCTCACGCCGCCGGTACGTCTAGAGTGCCGCGCCCGCGGCCGCGCAGTCGGCGCGCAGCTGGGCCAGCTCGGGCTCGGTCGCATCGACCAGTGGCGAGCGCACCGGGCCCGCGGGCAGCCCGCGCGCGTTCAGTGCCGCCTTGGTCAGGATCGTGCCCGCGGTGCGGAAGATGCCGGTGAACAGCGGCAGCAGCTGCCGGTGCAGGCGCAGCGCGGTGGCGGTGTCGCCCCGCTCGAACGCCTCGATCATCTCCTTGGTGCCGGGACCGATCAGGTGGGTGGAGGTGCCGACCACGCCCACCCCGCCGACCGACAGCAGCGGCAGCGTGTTGGCGTCGTCGCCGGAGTAGAAGGCCAGCCCGGTGTCGCGCATGACCCAGGAGGCCGCGGTCAGATCGCCCTTGGCGTCCTTCACCGCCACGATGCGCTCGTGCTCGGCGACGCGGCGGAAGGTGTCGGTGGTGATCGGCGTGCCGGTGCGGTGCGGGATGTCGTACAGCATGATCGGAAGTTCGGCGGCCTCGGCCACCGCCAGGAAGTGACGCTCCAGCCCCGCCTGCGGCGGGCGGGAGTAGTACGGAGTCACGAGCAGCAGGCCGTGCGCGCCTGCCCGCTGGGCCCCCCGGACCAGCTCGATCGTGTGGTGCGTGTCGAACGTGCCGACCCCGGCCAGGACCTGCGCCCGGTCGCCGACAGCCTCGGCCACGGCGCGCACGAGAGCCTCCTTCTCGGCGTCGGTCGTGGTCGGGGACTCACCGGCGGTGCCGTTGATGACCAACGCGTCGTTGCGCTGCTCGTCCACGAGGTACGCGGCAAGCTTGGCGGCTCCATCGACGTCGAGGGAGCCGTCCTGGCGGAACGGAGTGACCATCGCGGTGATCAGGCGCCCGAAGGGCCGGTGAGCGTCGTACGTCATGCACACAACCTAGCGGAATACCCTGCGTGGCATCCCCGCCCTCAGGACTCCCAGGTGTAGGCGCTCGCGGCGATCTCGCTGCCGTCGGGAAGCTTGCTGATCACGAAGTCGCCGAACACGTTCGGCGCCAGCTCCAGCAGCTCGCGCAGGGTCGCCACGGCCAGCTCGCGGATCTCGACGTCGGCGTGCTCGGTCGCCCGCATCGCGATGAAGTGGCGCCAGGCACGGTAGTTGCCGGTGACCACGATCCGGGTCTCGGTGGCGTTGGGCAGCACCGCCCGGGCCGCCTGGCGGGCCTGCTTGCGCCGCAGGGTGGCGTTGGGCACGTCGGCGAACGTCGCCTCCAGGCCCTCCAGCAGCTCGTTGTACGCCCGCACCGCGGCCTCGCTGGCCTCGACGAACTTCTTGTGCAGCTCCGGGTTGGCCGCGATCACCTCCGGCTCGACCATGGCGGCGTCGCGCTCGGGCACATACCGCTGCGAGAGCTGGGAGTACGAGAAGTGCCGGTGCCGGATCAGCTCGTGCGTGAATGAACGTGACACGCCGGTGAAGTAGAACGTGGCCGTGCCGTGCTCCAGCACAGACAGGTGACCCACCTCAAGGATGTGCCTGAGGTAGCCCGCGTTGGTGGCGGTGGCCGGGTTCGGCTTGGTCCAGGACTGGTAGCAGGCCCGGCCGGCGAACTCCGCCAGCGCCTGACCGCCCTCGGCGTCGGTGTCCCACTCCACGTCGGCCGGAGCCTGGAAGTTCGTCCACGCGATCAACTGCACCGAAGGCTTCACCATCTCAGTCACAACGGCTGATGGTAGTGGATCGACGTCTTCTCGCTGCTCGCGGGAGGTCCGCATCACCCTGACGGTGCGATCACGGCGCCTTGACGCCATGTGTGACGCCATACGTGACGTCACACCTGTCGCAGTGACGTCAGAACTGACACTTGCATGACGTCACTTCTGACGTCATAGTGGTGTCATGGACCTGTCCCCGTACCTCGACTCACTGCGGCGGGACCTCACCGCCACCGCCGCGCCCGGCGGCGAGGAGGCCGCCCGCGTGGCGGAACTGCTCGCCACCGCCCTCGACGCCTCGGCCCGGCTGTGCCTGATCGAGGTGCTCGCCGACGCCACGGCCGAGATCACCACCAAGCTCGACGGCACCACCGTGGAGGTCCGCCTGCGCGGCCGCGAGGCCGACCTGGTGGTCACCGCCGCCGACACCCCCGCCGCCGCGCCCGAGCCCGCCCCGGCCGCGCCGATCACGGAGGGCGGCGACCTGACCCGCCTCACCCTGCGCCTGCCCGAAGGCCTCAAGGAGGGCGTCGAGCGCGCCGCCGCCGCCGAGGGCATCTCCGTCAACGCGTGGCTCGTCCGGGCCACCGCCAACTCGCTGCGCGGGCCCGCGCCCGCCGCCCCCACCACCCACCTCGGCCGCCGGATCACCGGCTACGCCCAGGCCTGACCAGGCAGGAGCCGACGATGAACCGCGAATTCCCCTGCAACGGCACCATCCGCGCCGAAGTGAAGCTGTCCGCCGGCCGGCTGGAGATCGTCGCCAGCGAGCGCACCACCGCCACCGTCAGCATCACGGCGCTGGACAACAACGAGGCCAGCATCCAGGCCGTCGCCGAGAGCCGCGTCGAGATGGTCGAGGGCCGCCACCTGCGGGTCAGCGCCCCCGAGCACGGCGGCTGGCGGCTGTT
This window encodes:
- a CDS encoding toxin-antitoxin system HicB family antitoxin — encoded protein: MDLSPYLDSLRRDLTATAAPGGEEAARVAELLATALDASARLCLIEVLADATAEITTKLDGTTVEVRLRGREADLVVTAADTPAAAPEPAPAAPITEGGDLTRLTLRLPEGLKEGVERAAAAEGISVNAWLVRATANSLRGPAPAAPTTHLGRRITGYAQA
- the dapA gene encoding 4-hydroxy-tetrahydrodipicolinate synthase translates to MTYDAHRPFGRLITAMVTPFRQDGSLDVDGAAKLAAYLVDEQRNDALVINGTAGESPTTTDAEKEALVRAVAEAVGDRAQVLAGVGTFDTHHTIELVRGAQRAGAHGLLLVTPYYSRPPQAGLERHFLAVAEAAELPIMLYDIPHRTGTPITTDTFRRVAEHERIVAVKDAKGDLTAASWVMRDTGLAFYSGDDANTLPLLSVGGVGVVGTSTHLIGPGTKEMIEAFERGDTATALRLHRQLLPLFTGIFRTAGTILTKAALNARGLPAGPVRSPLVDATEPELAQLRADCAAAGAAL
- the thyX gene encoding FAD-dependent thymidylate synthase — translated: MVKPSVQLIAWTNFQAPADVEWDTDAEGGQALAEFAGRACYQSWTKPNPATATNAGYLRHILEVGHLSVLEHGTATFYFTGVSRSFTHELIRHRHFSYSQLSQRYVPERDAAMVEPEVIAANPELHKKFVEASEAAVRAYNELLEGLEATFADVPNATLRRKQARQAARAVLPNATETRIVVTGNYRAWRHFIAMRATEHADVEIRELAVATLRELLELAPNVFGDFVISKLPDGSEIAASAYTWES